The sequence below is a genomic window from Cryptosporidium parvum Iowa II chromosome 6, whole genome shotgun sequence.
AATAAGCAGGATATCTATCtcattaattgaattaactAAGACATAATCTGAAAGAATAAGAGACAGTATTGCTAATTTAATTGACGAGTTGATCCCCCTCCCAATTACTAAAGACTCAGTATccaaaagaatataatcATTATTTCTTGAAGAATTAGCAAATATGGATCCATCTCCATTAGCTTGGACCCATCTAACTCCATCAGATTCCTTCTCATTTACATCTTCAAAGGATGGTGACTCTCCTGAAATCAAGCTAACCAAAGTTGTTTTTCCAGATCTGGTCAGACCTAATGATAAAACAAATGAAACTGGAGATTcaatttttctaattttttcaatggATTCAATAGGTATCTTAATATTACCTTCATGATCAATCTCAAATAGCTTATAATGTTGTTTGTCTGAAATTGGCTGATTATTACTCACTCCAAACAAACTAACAGCTACCACACAGAAGGAGATAACAAACTGGAAGAATGATCTTCTCATCTGCAGTAACTCTATTGTATCTAAGAAAACTGGCCTAGGGGTCTTTTTGACTAAAGGCCTCTTTTTTACCCCCCCCAATTTACATTTACTTCTAAAAGGATCAAATCCCAATCTTAAAACccaaatataattcaaatccAAAAAGTATACAAAACTAGAGCATAACCAATTTGCAATCTCACAATAGCAATCATCAAAAAATGatgagaaaaataaaaattggGATCCCCCCATTTGGTTGGGAAAATGATATTATGAATTTCCAGTATGGCGGGAACATTTttgggaaaaaaaaatccaaatgccaaatttatttgttatCAAACTAAGGAGAAACAGAGAGGCGATTTTTGTAGGGTTTTGAGATTAATATAGACCAAAAATAGAGGAAAACTCGCCCGATCTGACTTTTTAATTGATGTATGCTTGTAAGGAATGAGCTCGGCAAATGCTAAGAGCTCCATTTCAAGTGGTCCTGTAAAAAGTGATTCCATCAATGATGATACGAGGATTGAGGCAGAGCTCGTACAACGAGGGAATTTAGTTGGGGAGGCATCACTGGAATGGTCTCTTAATTTTCTGACTCGAAATTgtgattttttaaatgaaagaTCAATGTCTCCACTTTCAATTTACGCAGTCCATGTATGGACGGGATCACAGAATTGTGAATTTGCTAATAAGCTTTCTTTTCAAGGAAAGATAAGAAATATGTTGTTTAAGTTGTTAATTCATCCTGTTCACGAGTTAGTAAACAATTTAAAGACTAATGCTTATTATATTGCAGCTTTGAGTTCCAAAAAAccttttgattttgaacAAAATATGTCCTCACATGGGCTTGAGATCCCCTTAATATCGGGAAAATACTTTGATGGAGATTTTATTCTGAACCAGATGAAGTGGATCTACAAGTTGTTCCATAATAAAGAGGAGGATGTAGGAAAGCTGTCATTAGAACTCGAAGAAGACGATGAGTTTTTTGATATTACGTTTTCAGATGATTTAATAGAGTTTAGCAAGGTTTTCAGCTCAAAGTTGATTTTTCATTGGCTAACTCACCATATTCTCACAAACTTTTTGTATAATCCTAACGGTCCTATTTCTCTTCTAAGCTTCAACATTCTAATTGAAAAGCTTTCACCCTTCTTTTCCAAATATACAGAGTGCTCACAAATTATGTACTCGGATATTATTGCCTTTTTTGACTCTGTTTGTGGGATTTGGAGAAATATGAAGGAGAAAAATATCAACAACTTGCTTTCAGTTGCTAATTGTTTAGAAAAATATACTTCAGAGAGCGAAACCTTCATGAAATGTCTTACTGATGTTGTTTTAAAGCACTCCCTTGATGAGTTACTTGACAATCTTTCTGAGTTTATTATTGCAATTAATGACGCACTTTCATGTACAAATTTACATGCACCACTGCCCAGCTCAGCCCGCTCAAACACGTCATCTATGGAGgataacaaaaaaaaaacaattccCCCTGACGTGGATCCCAAGGAAccatttaattcaatttttgagGCAACTGGGTTTGAGCGAGCTGTGTCGGTTTGCAGAGAGTTTCCAGATTTGTTGAGACCCAAGGCGAGGTACAGTGAAAAGGTCGTCAAGACGACGCAATTGGTTTTGAACTACTGTTTAAGAAATAACCTAGCAGACCTTAAGTATATAAGGAATATGGGCCACAGAAAAAAGATAGATGGGGAAAGCTCTAGTGATACTTCAGATTCTCGAAGCAGGGCTAGCTCCTTTCAGGAATTAGACAACAAAAGTTTAGAGGAACAGAATACTGTTTTGGATGAGAGTGAGGCAATCAGACAATATTTAGCTGGTGGTACATCAAAAAATAGTTTGAATAGTTCTAGTAATGAGAGAAGTAGAGTTCTTTTAGAGAAGAGTAGCTTGAAGAGGAAAAGCCTTTTTAAGGACGATGACCTAATAGAGTCTGAAAGGCCAAAGAGGTTGAATTTGTATTCAAATGATAAGGGCAAGACTGGGAGAAAAATTTCCGTAAGGGGAATTTCTGAGAGCTCAGATTCATCTGAAGACTTTACCCCAAAGCCAATAGTTTCTGAAAAGAGAAGAAACGATGAGCAGCAATCTGTTCCAAAAAGAGCCCCCAATAAAAGAGCTTCAGCAAGTCCCAATACTGGAGTCTCAAGACAATACCGTCGTTGGAGTGATGAGGAGACAAGCTTGCTTATTGATGGTGTTAATAAGTTTGGATTAGGAAAATGGAGAATCATCCTAGCTACCTCCAAGTTGACCAACCGTGATGAAGTGGGGCTCAAAGATCGTTGGAGGAATCTTGTCAAGGGTGGTCATGTTACTTGGGATCCACAAACTAAGATGTATCGCTCTGTTAAAGGATAGCTGTTACTTTTTAGGCTTCATTTTCACTTAGATGAAGTTAATTCGTTCTTTTCTGTTATTTGACTGTGGGGTTGGCGCCTTTGCATGTATTATTTCACGATAATAATTTGTCGCGCCCCCGAgattgcatgcatgcatgcatgcgGTGATGTTCTAAAATTAGTTTTTCGAGAAATGAAAGCAATGATTAGCTGCATATCATCATTAATCTGCAGTATTTATGAGCATCTTGAGTAAGAAACAGCTTTGCTCACACAATTTTTCGTGAGttaaaatagaattaagGATGTCTCAGAGTTCAACACTTTGGAACCAATCCTACTCTAGGGAGTTAATAATGGATCATTCGGAAGGGATTGATTGGATTAGTGGCGATGGTTGCCTGgagaatattaaagattcaCATTTTGTGGATTATAGTGATCCAAATCAAGTTAATATGGAAGATCCTTTAGGAAATAACTTTTATGATTGTACTGATCTTGATGATAGCTTCCATAATTACTTGATGAAGGGTTTACTGGGTGAGAATGTTGAAGGTGGCTCAGGctctaataatttgaatgatGTTTCCTCCGTGAACAGCATCAGAGGTCAAAGTAATGTTGGCGTTACTATTAGTCACAACAATGATGCCATTTGCCACAACATTGACCACAGAATTGATAGCGTTGGTATTGGAGTGGGATCTCTTGGGGGGGAAGTTGGAGGAGCTTTAGGGGTGGGTTTAGGAGGAGTGGGAGGAGGAATAGAGATAGGTTTGGGAGTACAAGTAGGAGAGGTGAGAAATCAAGGGGAGAAGGAGTTTGAGAACATAAGCTGCAGTTACACGGGGAACTCACATTCCCATCAATTGGAGCCACCAAATGAAGATCTCGTAGAAGATCAGAGTAACTGTTACAGGATATCAGCAACTTCAAACAATTTGGGTATTTCCAGTAATCATGGACTGTTATTGGGGGCATCTTCCTCTAGCAAAGTCTTGGGAGCTACGCCATCAGCTCAAATATCATCTTCTTTGTCATcctcttcatcatcatcctCTTCTTCGTTAGCTTCATCTTCATCgtcatcatcttcatcacCATCATTAACATTGAATTCAGGGCTTCCACCAATATCACTACCACCACGAGCTATACCTCCTATAAACTTATCTCAGAGTTTGATGACTCCCACTACATCTGCATCCTCATCATCAGTTAGCCCAATTTCCTTTTCTCCAAATTCAATGCAATCAGGCCAAAAGCTGATGGGATTTGATCATTCATTCCCAATGGAAAATACACAAAAGAGAGTTCGAATAGAGCCGGAAGAAAGGATTAGAATGGGTATTTTCGACGATAGTTTAGTGGAATCTGATGTCAAGTTTGCAGATCACCAGATTGTTGAGTTGGATTCAAGTAAAGGAAGAAGGTGGAGTAACAATTCAACAACTTCaacaatttcttcaaacttttcaataaatacaaGTGATGGCGGATGTGTTAGCCATATTAATGATAGCGTAAACAATGAGAATCTTGGATTAATGAGCCATGATTTTCAGCAAGACAAGTTTTGTAATACAGAAGATTTAGGATCCCAGAAGCCGAAAATGGCGGACCAAAGCTATGAAATGGGAGTAATTGAAGACGAGAACTATTCAATGGGAGGCCAAATGGAGGGGGAATTTTTTATGAACTCGGATAACTACTTAACTGAAGAGGAAAAGCTCAAGTTAAGGAGGCGAGGAAGGAGGAGAAGACCAGGTAagttaaatatttctaaacAATTAACAAAGGATCTGACTCTTTATTGTTTTAAATAGGCGAAATAGAAGCTTGGAAGACTATAATACCTAGAACTACTGTGGATGAAGCTGAGCACTTTGTACAGACAAGTCAATATAGAATGAGACATGTATATAGAGATCCAAGAGCTGT
It includes:
- a CDS encoding telomeric DNA binding protein; SANT DNA-binding domain: MSSANAKSSISSGPVKSDSINDDTRIEAELVQRGNLVGEASLEWSLNFLTRNCDFLNERSMSPLSIYAVHVWTGSQNCEFANKLSFQGKIRNMLFKLLIHPVHELVNNLKTNAYYIAALSSKKPFDFEQNMSSHGLEIPLISGKYFDGDFILNQMKWIYKLFHNKEEDVGKLSLELEEDDEFFDITFSDDLIEFSKVFSSKLIFHWLTHHILTNFLYNPNGPISLLSFNILIEKLSPFFSKYTECSQIMYSDIIAFFDSVCGIWRNMKEKNINNLLSVANCLEKYTSESETFMKCLTDVVLKHSLDELLDNLSEFIIAINDALSCTNLHAPLPSSARSNTSSMEDNKKKTIPPDVDPKEPFNSIFEATGFERAVSVCREFPDLLRPKARYSEKVVKTTQLVLNYCLRNNLADLKYIRNMGHRKKIDGESSSDTSDSRSRASSFQELDNKSLEEQNTVLDESEAIRQYLAGGTSKNSLNSSSNERSRVLLEKSSLKRKSLFKDDDLIESERPKRLNLYSNDKGKTGRKISVRGISESSDSSEDFTPKPIVSEKRRNDEQQSVPKRAPNKRASASPNTGVSRQYRRWSDEETSLLIDGVNKFGLGKWRIILATSKLTNRDEVGLKDRWRNLVKGGHVTWDPQTKMYRSVKG